The genomic window CAAGGAAGGCAAGCAAATTGATTTGAACCTGCTCTTAAGTAATAACAATTGCTCTGGTGCATTTATTCTTCATCACACAGGAGGGTGGATCTCAAATATGAAGCTAAGGCAAGTAGCAAAGAACAAGGGTCTAATGTTAAGCCAGTACGGTGTGTTTAAAGTAAGCCCTGATGGGACTCAGGAATTCATAGCAGGAGAGACGGAAGAATCAGTTTACAAAGTGTTGGGGCTTCCGTACGTAATTCCTGAACGGAGAGAATAAAATGGCGAAACATAAGCTAACCTCGTTAATCACTGAAATTGAAGGTTATTGTTGGAGCATAAACCAAATATATTATGGGTGGAATGATCGGGTGTATAAACCCCGTTTAAACGAGAATTTGATGGGAGGCATTAAAGGTATGGAAGGTAATATTGGATACTTAAAAAATGGAGGTGGTTAAGATGTATACAAGGAAGAAAGAAAGTGAATTCTTAACGGAGGATGAGGCAAGGTTGATTTGTTCCCTGCCTGATCAAAGGACGGCAGAGGGTAAAAGAGATATGGCAATTCTAACCCTGATGTTAACGACAGGATGTAGAAAAGCCGAAGTCTGTGATCTAACGGTAGGGAGTATAAAAGATTACAGGAACCAAAAAATATTGGAGGTTATCGGTAAAGGAAATAAGCTCAGGAGGATTGCTCTAAAGCCAGATACTTGTGAATTGATTATGAAGTATCACAGGGCAATCGGAAACGGTCATGATCCGAGCCAGCCGTTGTTTCTAACTCTTGGTAAGCACGGGCCATTTAAGAAACAAGGGTTAACTCATTGTGCAGTGGATTGTATAGTCTGGAAGTATGCCGAGAAAAGTTGCCTAACAAAAAGAATAACGCCGCATACTTTAAGGCATACGTTTGCCACGACCTTACTTTCAAAAGGAGTGGATTTAAGGACTGTCCAAGATCTCATGGGTCATTCCGCAATAAGCACGACTGAGTTATATCTTCATACAAATGACGACAAAAAGTTTGAAGCTGTCTGGAAACTAAACTTTAATTAAAGGAGGATAAAAATGTACGGTGTTCGTAAACCAGAAAAGAAAAACGCTGAAAGGATGAGGAGACTTAAAATTACGGCTGTTAAGGTTTGGCTGTATCATTACGAGAACGGAAAGCTGATTGAAAGTTATATCCGTTCATTGGATAAGTACGATAGGCAAGGCAGAGTAATATCTTCAGAGCAGTATAATAATAAAGGCAAGGTTACCTCCAAAAGTATTTACGGGTACTTGAATGACGGGAGGATTACCGAGGTAAAATATTTACATGGCAAGAAGCTTTGGCAGATGAGCTACCGTTATACAAAGGATAAACAGATTTCTGTGATTAGATTCTTTACTCAGAAAGGCAGGATTAAGAAGCTCCGAAGATATGTTACAAGGTTTGATGAAAAGGGCAATGTTTTGGAATCAATAACCACCGATCAAAAAGGTAGAAAATATATTCTTGAAAAGTTCGTCCATGAGTATTCCAAGGAGACGGAGGCGATATGAAGGGTTTGTTGAAGAGGATGAAAGATGGGGATGTCGTGGTGGTTGTTACTGGCAAAGTTACAGAAAACTTAAGAGGTATTCTAGAGGCATTGGTAAAGCGTAATAATAGTTTAGTTGTAAAAAAGGTTTCAAGAAAGAAGCGCCACATCACGATAAAAGAAGTATATGATGATTTGATTGTAAGAAGGGCTGTAATTATCCTTACTGATAAAGCAGAATACGAAGCCATAGTAATTGGATAGTTGTCTGTAGACAAAAGGCAAGTAATGTGTTATACTATAATGGACAAGGAGGGACAACAATGGACAATGCAGATGAATTACCATGTATAGGGGAGATGTTAACTATTGAAGATGTATCGAAGTATTTAAAGGTAAACAAAAAGACAATTTACAGGATGATTAACTTAAGACAGATACCTGCTTTCAAAGTAAGTAACCAATGGCGATTTAAAAAATGTGAACTTGACAAATGGATTGATGAAAGCAATGTTGTAACAGAGATTCCGATTCTAGGAACAGTTGCGGCAGGGAAACCCATGTTTGCAGAGGAAAATTATGAAGGGATGCTTACAGTAGATAAGTCAATAGTCGGGAAGTCAAAAGATATTTTTGCGCTGAAAGTTAAAGGTTCGAGTATGATCGATGGGAACATAGAAGACGGGGACTATATTGTTATCCAAAAACAGCCTCAAGTTTTTCAAGGCGAAAGAGCTGTTGTAATTGTAAACGGCGAGGCCACGGTAAAAAAGTACTATGAAGAACAAAATATGATCAGATTGCAACCACAAAATGAAACAATGCAACCAATTATTGTTGACCCGAGTACGAATGAAGTTTCTATTGCTGGTAAAGTTAAAGCTGTCATTAAAAGAAATAAAAAAGTTGTGAGGGATTAAAATGAATGATTGTTTTCAAATACTTTCATTAGATGGCGGTGGGATAAAAGGTCTATTCTCGGCAGTGTTACTTGCTAAGCTTGAAGAAGACCTCAAAATAAAGGTGATTGATCATTTTGATTTAATAGTAGGAACTTCTACCGGAGGTATTATTGCTTTGGGCCTCGGGTTGGGAATGACGCCAAAGGAGATTGTCGACTTTTATCTTGAGAAAGGCCCAAGGATATTTGCCGGTATCCCTGTTGCTTCATGGTTTAAACATATTTTATTTAATAAATATGATGGGAAAATACTAGAAGATATTTTAAAAGATGATAAATGTTTTGGTTCGAGATTGCTTGGAGAAAGCAAAAAACGATTGGTAATACCATCTTTTGATACTGATTCGGGAGAAGTGTATATTTTTAAGACGGCACACCATGAACGGTTTAAACGAGATTTCAAATATCCTGCTTGGAAAGTAGCGCGTGCAACAACAGCAGCGCCTTCATTTTTTCCGACATGTAAGTGCATTGATAACATTAGTTTGGTGGATGGAGGATTGTGGGCGAATAATCCGAGTATGATTGGCTTGGTTGAGGCAATCAAGGTATTAGAAATACCTATTGATACGATAAAAATATTGAATATCGGGACAACAGAAGAATTATCAAAAAAATCCTTTGTATTGAAATATTTCGGGGGTTGGTTGCCAAGGGCTTTGCCTGCTATTAAAACGATATTGCAAGCTCAATCTTCCGCGGTTTGTTCTCAATGCAAGTTATTAATAAAAGATCACTATGTTAGAATTAGTCCAAAAGTACCAGAAGGATTATTCAAATTGGATAAGCTAAACATGCAAGACTTGTATGCTTTTGCTTCAAAGCATAGCAGAGATAACTCTCCTATTTTTGAGAATGTTTTTTCTGGACACAAGTCAGGAGAGTTTGTCCCAATTCACAAAATATAATGTAGGAGGAAAAGAAAATGTTAACAGCTGATAGAGTTTTAAAACTTGCGCATGACTTAGATTCAATTGTGGAAAATTTAGATATATCTGAAAGCAGATATTTAGAAGCTGTAAAAAGATATGAAGCTGTTGGATCATGGTTGAGTAGTGAAAAGTCTCCATTGCTTAAATTAAAGTTCATACCAAGGATATATTCTCAAGGCTCTTTTCGTCTTGGTACTGTAGTAAGGCCGATCAATAATAAAGATGAGTGCGATATTGACTTGGTATGTTTACTAACAGCAGAAGAGCAGAAAAGCATTACATCGAAAGAACTAAAAGAAATTGTCGGGGAAAGCCTGAAACAGAATGGGATATACGCAAAGTTGCTCGATAAAGAAGGAAGAAGGTGTTGGACGCTCAATTACGAGAATGAGTTCCATTTGGATATTTTACCTGCCATATTAGATGTAGAACTAAATAAAGTTGGTGGTTTGTATAAAACAGCGATAAAAATTACCGATAAAGCTGAGAGTGTGTATAAGTGGGAGCCTAGTAATCCAGATGGATATGCGACATGGTTTTCAGAAAGGCAAAAATTGATATTTGCCAGCTTAAAAAAATCTATGGCTGCATCTTTAAAAGAGAGTATAGATGAAGTACCAGATTATAAAGTCAGGACACCTCTTCAGAAGAGTGTTCAAGTTCTTAAGCGTCATCGAGATGTATATTTTGATGGAAAAGAGAATAAGCCTGCATCTATAATCATTACAACTATATGTGCTGTGTTATACAATGGGCAAGCGGATGTGTATACTGCTTTGCATGACATCTTGAGTGATTTTGATATTGAACAATATAAGAAGGAAGAAGGCTATTATTTGGCTAATCCGTCCAATATTGCTGAGAATTTTATGGAGAGATGGAATGAAGATGACTCCCTTCCATTGGCTTTCTTTGAGTGGTTGGAAGATGCTAAGAATGATTTTTGTGATACAGGATTGATAAGAAAAAGTAGTGCAGATGTAACTACCATTCTCGAGGCAAAACTTGGAACCACTATAAAGACTACAAGAAATAATCTTGTTAATAGCGTTCCTCTAGTATCAATAAACACTGGGAATGTTAGCAAGAGACAGCCATGGGGTTTGTAGATGTTGACAGTCAATATAAAGAATTAAGGAGTCAATACCCATATTTGTTCTTGAATAAAGATGAGAATGTTTTTCGTATTAGCGGAACAATTGTTATCAATGTTGCCGAACTAAATGATGCTTTTGAAATTGAGATAGTTATTGATAAAGAATATCCTCTGAAACCACCCTTTGTTAGAGACCTTGATTCTAAAATACCGAAAGACTACCATCGCATTAAAGGTGGATACTTTTGCTTGGAAACCCCATACACGTTAAATCAAATATTTAAACAGCAACCTACATTGCTTTATTTCGTTAATGAGTTAGTTATTCCGTATTTGTTTAATTATCATATGTTTCAAAAAACAGGGATAATGCCTTTTGGGCAAAGGAATCATGGAATTACAGGCATAATGGATGATTTTAAGAATCGGTTAAATGCAAACGACGATATTACTGTAATCAAGCTTATTCAGATGTTAGTGGAAGATAATTATAGGGGCCATTATGACTGTCCGTGCGGGAGCAAAAAAAGGATTAGAAATTGTCATGCTGATAAATTGTTAAAATTAAAAGTTGAAGGATATAACTTTATGGAAGATTATCTCATGATGGTGTTTTCTGTCAAAGATAAAGTAAATATTGTGCCATTGATTTCCAAGAAGGCAAGGCAATTTATTAAGGAGAAGGGAGATTCCCCAAAGCCAGATAAGCTATAAAACTTCCCTCGTTTTATTACACAAAATATAGTTCAAGAAGAAAATCCCTCCATGGAAACATTAACAAAATCAATAAGTCGGAAAATCGAGTATGATGGTTATTTCCCTCGTTTTTTATATCAAGTGATTATTATTTGCTGAAAAACCTGATTTGGGGCGAATAAAAATGAATAGGGGTATTGACAAAAACAGGAAACAGAGGTATACTTACAATAAATAGAGCGTGGCTGAATCGCGTCGCGCTGGTTGAATTTGAAGTTACCGAGAAAAACCTTCTATAAAACTTCTCATGGTCGAAAGACCGCGAGGAGTTTTTTATTTTGTAGTCAGAAAAATAGAAGGAGTGAATAAATGGAAAAATCTCGGGAAGGCAATCAAAATAATACGCACATTGTAAAAGCTGTAAGAATAGAACCTCCTGAAGTTGACGAATATTATCTTATAAGCGAAAGAGAAAAGGTGCAAGTACTGTCTTTGGAAGATGATAATTCGGCTGAGGTTCTTTTTCAAAATGAGAAATATCCAAGGGTGGTTAATTACTTTGATGATTGGGAACTGCTCCCCTATGAAAAGATCAAAAACCAAATCATCGAAGTAAGAGAACAGAATAAAAGACCTTTTTTGATCAAAAAAGAAGTTGCTTCCTTGGTGATAGAAAGTTTGTGTAAGCACGGATTCTTTGCTTGGAGCAACGAAGAAAGTTATTACTTTAGAAACAAAGACCACAAGCTTTTCAGTGTTAATTCGATAGCCTTTCAAGCTTTTGTCGAGTTTAGCTTTGGGTTGAATTCGACCGAAATAGAATATAAGTATTTAATTGAGAGTATCAAAGCCTACGCCTACCGTGAGAAAACAGTAACTGTTTACAACTTCTGCTTCTATAATAGATATTTAAGTTGCCTGTATATTTCTAGCTTTGACGGGATGATGTATAGGTTAAACGGATATATAGTTGAGTCGGTTCCAAATGGGACAGACGGTATTCTATTCATAGATGATCCAAGTTGGGAGTCATTTGAGTACTTGGGTCAGAATATAAGATCGGGATATGTCTCAGAGCTATTAGTGGATACAATAAATTTTACTTTATCAACAGAGGTGCTACTCCTTCCAAGTGAACAACGGGGTTTTTGGTTGCTAAATATATTTTCCCTGTTTTTTGAAAGTCTATTGCCTACAAAACCACTAACGCTGTTTCTGGGTCAGAAGGGGTCTGGAAAAACCTCAACTTTGTCTTGGATATTGTCGCTTTTTTTTGGAAGCAAGGTGCGAGTTCTTTCTATGGGAAAGGATAAAGAAGATGCTTTCCTTGCAAGTATCTGTAACGAATACTTAGTGGTCTATGACAATGTTGATGGCAAGATTCTTTGGCTAAATGACCACTTAGCAGCTGTTGCCACGGGATCGGGTATAATTCGCAGAAAATTATACACGACGAATGAAAAGAGTAAAATGTTTCCGCGGGTGTTTATATTTTTGACTTCAAGGACTCCGAACTTTAAGAGAGATGATTTAGCAGACAGAATGCTCATTTTCAATGTTGAAACATTTAAAGAGTTCAAATCTGAAGAACAATTAAGAAAGGAAAGAGCAGATAAAAGAAACGAATTGATGACAGAATTGCTGAATGACCTTAACACAATAGTTCAACACTTGAAAACAGATGGGAACCCAGAATTTAAGACAAACCACAGGATGGCTGATTGGGCTAAATTAGTATGTAGGATAGGCAGAGTTGTAGGGGTGGAAAATAAAATTATTTTGGCATTGGAGAAGCTTCAGCATGATCAAAGTGAATTCTTGCTTGGGGATGAACCTATAGCACAGGCACTTGAATTGTGGACAGGAATACCGGGGTATGAAGCACGGAGCCTAACTGCGAAAGAGCTTCTGGATGAACTAGGGTCTGCATTCCCTGAAATAAGGAGCACATATAGGAGTCCGAAAAGTCTTGCTCAGAAACTCACACACATAGAAAAGAATTTGAAGATCTACTATGAGATAAAGACGGAAAAGGAGGAGGGCAAAGCTAAAACATATAGTTTTAGTAAACGGAAATAGGAGATATAAATGGACAAACACTATATTATTAAAAAGGGATTCACAATCCGATTATATCGCTTATATTGTTTATTGGTAAAAAAATTTAAAAATATAATATTATATATTTTCACTTCAAATGAAATAGTGATATATGGAAAATCGGTCTAAATATTTAGGTCATTATGGTTTTCTGTATTATTTCAAAGCTGATGTCTTGCCTCAGCTTATATTACACAGGAGGTAGTGTATGGCTTTAGAAAAGTTGAGAGAGTATTTTGGGGTTACAGAAATACCACAGAAAGAGGTAGAAAAGGTTCCTGAAAAAGTATCAACAAAAAAAGGATGTTTGAAAATGGTTCAGGTAGGGCTGGATATGGATGACAACAGCCAATTGGAAAAAGGCAAGGATATAGAGAATTTGCCTGATTGGTTATAAAAAAAGGAGTATTAGAAGGAGGGCGAGTTTATGGGTAAGGATATTATCGAAGAATTATATAATGTTGACAAAGTTCTAAATATTCCGTTTGTCGGTTTAGGGTTGATCGGAGAAAAGCTTGTGGTGTCATTTGAAAAAGACGATATGACCACAGAGAGGATGTCCTGCTTTACGGAAGGGCATTACACAGGGAATCCCAGTATAAGGCTTCAGGCAGGGGAACGGTTCATTGTTGCCACAAGAGCTCAAAGGCAGGCTCTTACGGTCAAGCCAGAGGCTCTAAGCGTTGAACGGCGTTACTTGAGCGTGAAAGAATGTGCCGTATATACTGGGGTTAGCGTTAAAACGCTGTATCGGTGGAGCCGTGAGTCCAAAGTCCCTACCAGTAAAATCGGACATATCCTGCGGTTTGACAGGGCAGAAATAGAGAAGTGGGTAGGCAGGTATAAAAGGAGCGCTACTAATGCTGACCTTTTGGATTGAAAAGACGGCTACGAAGGGCTATTATTGTAGCGGATACAAGGGGACAGCTTTGGTCGAGGAGACCAAATGTTAAATGAAGCTGTTCCATATCCTAACCTGACAAGGCGTAAAAGCGGAGTATGGCTTTCCGATTTTATTGATCCGTCAGGTAAGAGGATACGCCGTTCTTTGAAAACGAAAGACTTGCGATTGGCACAAGTAAGAGTCCGAAAGATGATGTCGGAAGCCTACGAGAAAGGATACTTCGACCTTAAGAGACCAGTAAAGATGTATTTTTCTGAATTGGCTGAGAAAGTTCTTCAATATGCTAAGGACAAAACCAGAAGATATAAAAAGGTTTATCTGCCGACTATCAAAACGTTAACAAAACATATTGGCAGGAAAACGCTACGTGAGATTACTAAGGGCGTAGTTCAGGAAGTTCAAGCAGAGATAAAAGAAAGCATATCGGAAGTCAATTCAAATAATGCGATGGTTGTCTTAAAGCGGATGTTCAATCTAGCGATCGACTGGGAATATATAGAAACTAATCCAGTCAGGGGCATCGAGCTTTACAAAGTGCCCAAGAGAAAAGTACGGTTTTTAACAA from Candidatus Firestonebacteria bacterium RIFOXYD2_FULL_39_29 includes these protein-coding regions:
- a CDS encoding repressor LexA, which translates into the protein MDNADELPCIGEMLTIEDVSKYLKVNKKTIYRMINLRQIPAFKVSNQWRFKKCELDKWIDESNVVTEIPILGTVAAGKPMFAEENYEGMLTVDKSIVGKSKDIFALKVKGSSMIDGNIEDGDYIVIQKQPQVFQGERAVVIVNGEATVKKYYEEQNMIRLQPQNETMQPIIVDPSTNEVSIAGKVKAVIKRNKKVVRD